One region of Juglans microcarpa x Juglans regia isolate MS1-56 chromosome 7S, Jm3101_v1.0, whole genome shotgun sequence genomic DNA includes:
- the LOC121241655 gene encoding phosphatidylinositol 4-phosphate 5-kinase 6-like isoform X2 → MSKEKVGIAKVWEATVRKSQAIAKKKTTMSVAHADDDEPSPGQVYHAEKVLVNGDFYTGQWMDNLPNGHGKYFWTDGCMYVGEWQGGKTMGKGKFSWPSGATYDGEFKNGYMDGRGTYKGSSGDKFRGHWVMNMKHGQGTKSFANGDHYEGEWRRGLQDGKGKYQWKNGNHYIGQWRNGLMNGNGTMVWSNGNRYDGYWEDGFPEGNGTFRWADGGLYLGVWSKNGKDQNGTYYPPGNSDGNLDWDPQEVFAVALNDCKTCAEEKVLIFPSQKMLNWPGVEGEFFRKQPIQRKGNDGSVRPKWMSMDGRVSNYNWENDEDSDFNGVGGLGNPQLDETVKKGNGSTPLRIKSLKRQGVTISKGHKNYGLMLNLQLGIREKVWTRFPPEGSKHTPPHQSCDFKWKDYCPVVFRTLRKLFKVDTADYMISICGNEALRELSSPGKSGSFFYLTNDDRYMIKTMKKAEVKVLLRMLPAYYKHVRAFDNTLVTKFYGLHCVKLTGATQKKVRFVVMGNLFCTDYAIHRRFDLKGSSHGRTTVKPVAEIDPTITLKDLDLNYIFRLQKVWFQEFCRQVNKDCEFLEQERIMDYSLLVGLHFRETSSKDSLAPRSCPSGGHGAPENDDAPCLSSADMDQLLFDPARRAPVKLGTNMPARAEQTVRSDFETQLVGELTGELYDITLYFGIIDILQDYDITKKLEHAYKSFQFDATSISAVDPKQYSKRFRDFIFRIFVEDT, encoded by the exons ATGAGCAAAGAAAAAGTTGGCATTGCAAAGGTCTGGGAAGCAACAGTACGAAAATCACAAGCTATTGCCAAGAAGAAAACAACCATGTCCGTAGCACATGCCGACGACGACGAACCTAGTCCAGGCCAAGTCTACCACGCCGAGAAAGTCCTCGTCAATGGCGATTTTTACACTGGACAATGGATGGACAACTTACCAAATGGCCACGGCAAGTACTTTTGGACAGATGGTTGCATGTACGTTGGTGAATGGCAAGGCGGAAAGACCATGGGCAAGGGAAAGTTCAGCTGGCCCTCTGGGGCCACCTATGACGGTGAGTTCAAGAATGGATATATGGATGGCAGAGGGACTTACAAGGGTTCTTCTGGGGATAAATTTAGAGGTCATTGGGTGATGAACATGAAGCATGGACAAGGAACTAAGAGCTTCGCCAATGGAGATCACTATGAGGGTGAATGGAGGCGTGGATTGCAGGATGGAAAAGGGAAGTATCAATGGAAGAATGGGAACCATTATATTGGGCAGTGGAGGAATGGATTAATGAATGGGAATGGGACGATGGTTTGGAGCAATGGAAATAGGTATGATGGGTATTGGGAAGATGGCTTTCCCGAAGGGAATGGGACTTTTAGGTGGGCAGATGGGGGCTTATATTTGGGGGTGTGGAGCAAGAATGGCAAAGATCAGAATGGCACTTATTATCCGCCCGGGAATTCAGATGGGAATTTGGATTGGGATCCTCAGGAGGTTTTTGCTGTGGCTTTGAATGATTGTAAAACTTGTGCTGAGGAAAAAGTGTTGATTTTTCCTTCTCAGAAGATGTTGAATTGGCCCGGGGTTGAGGGGGAGTTCTTTCGGAAGCAGCCTATACAGAGGAAAGGGAATGATGGGAGTGTGAGGCCTAAGTGGATGTCAATGGATGGGAGGGTGAGTAATTATAACTGGGAGAATGATGAGGATAGTGATTTCAATGGAGTTGGGGGATTGGGAAATCCTCAGCTTGACGAAACGGTTAAGAAAGGGAACGGATCGACGCCGTTGAGAATAAAGTCACTGAAGAGACAGGGGGTGACCATATCGAAAGGGCATAAGAACTATGGGCTCATGCTCAATCTGCAGCTGGGGATAAG GGAAAAAGTGTGGACGAGATTTCCACCAGAAGGATCCAAGCACACACCCCCTCACCAATCTTGTGACTTCAAATGGAAGGACTACTGCCCAGTGGTTTTCAG GACTCTCAGGAAATTGTTCAAGGTGGATACGGCAGATTACATGATCTCGATTTGTGGGAATGAAGCCCTTAGGGAGCTCTCATCCCCCGGAAAAAGTGGAAGCTTTTTTTACTTGACCAATGATGACCGGTACATGATAAAAACCATGAAGAAGGCAGAAGTAAAA GTGCTCCTACGGATGCTCCCAGCCTACTACAAGCACGTCCGTGCCTTCGATAACACCCTAGTCACGAAGTTTTATGGTCTTCATTGTGTCAAACTGACTGGGGCTACTCAGAAGAAG GTTCGGTTCGTCGTTATGGGGAATCTGTTCTGCACTGACTATGCAATTCACAGGCGGTTTGACTTGAAAGGTTCCTCCCATGGTCGCACAACCGTTAAACCTGTGGCAGAAATTGATCCAACAATAACCCTTAAGGACCTTGATCTCAATTATATATTCAGGTTGCAGAAAGTTTGGTTCCAAGAGTTCTGCAG GCAAGTGAACAAGGACTGTGAATTTCTCGAACAGGAGAGGATTATGGACTACAGTCTATTGGTTGGTCTTCACTTCCGAGAGACTTCAAGTAAGGATTCCCTCGCGCCTAGAAGCTGCCCCTCTGGAG GACATGGAGCTCCTGAAAATGATGATGCTCCTTGCCTGTCCAGTGCAGACATGGACCAGCTTCTTTTTGATCCTGCTCG TAGGGCGCCTGTTAAATTAGGTACAAACATGCCAGCACGGGCTGAACAGACAGTTAGGAGTGACTTTGAAACTCAGCTAGTTGGAGAACTGACTGGAGAGTTATATGACATTACCCTTTACTTCGGTATAATTGACATACTACAAGACTATGATATTACCAAAAAGCTCGAGCATGCATACAAATCATTCCAATTTGATGCAACTTCAATCTCTGCTGTTGATCCAAAGCAATACTCAAAACGGTTTCGTGATTTCATCTTCAGAATTTTTGTAGAAGACACTTGA
- the LOC121240275 gene encoding protein LATERAL ROOT PRIMORDIUM 1-like, with the protein MTMLGLGDLVLIAPNTSMHQQNQYISADHNSNLSIPSSAALGLGFGIFPLLTTTPCITAPNSNNPNYWSVEKGQELSFSNNFVNGCSELMVTSIESGMRVCGDCGNKAKKDCSYMMCRTCCKSRGYDCATHVRSTWVPAARRRERGLSMVGGDEGDGSSGSSSGVKRSRIEVLPPDITISHASTCNPTTQRSTGISSSHQDASFKRSLPRQVRAKAVFRCHKVVTAVGKGEAECVYQATVSISGHLFKGFLYDQGVEDKNSFACISQMQLESSSGGRNGKSSSIVSPSNAHPGSAN; encoded by the exons ATGACCATGTTGGGCCTCGGAGACCTTGTTCTTATTGCTCCAAACACTTCCATGCACCAACAAAACCAATACATTTCCGCTGATCACAACTCTAATCTTTCTATACCTTCCTCAGCCGCCCTTGGTTTAGGCTTCGGTATTTTCCCGCTTTTAACTACCACTCCCTGCATCACAGCCCCAAACTCGAATAACCCCAATTATTGGAGTGTAGAGAAAGGCCAAGAACTGAGTTTCTCAAACAACTTCGTAAATGGTTGTTCTGAGCTAATGGTAACGAGTATTGAGAGTGGTATGAGGGTTTGCGGGGACTGTGGGAACAAGGCTAAGAAGGATTGTAGTTATATGATGTGTAGGACTTGCTGTAAGAGCCGTGGTTATGATTGTGCTACACACGTGAGGAGCACTTGGGTACCGGCAGCTCGGCGGCGAGAGCGGGGGTTGTCGATGGTGGGTGGTGACGAGGGTGATGGTTCTTCTGGGTCGTCTTCTGGAGTTAAAAGGTCAAGAATTGAGGTGTTACCTCCTGATATTACCATATCTCATGCTTCAACATGTAATCCTACCACTCAAAGGAGTACTGGTATTAGCTCTAGCCAccaag ATGCAAGTTTTAAGCGTTCCTTACCGCGCCAAGTCCGCGCAAAGGCGGTATTCAGGTGTCACAAAGTAGTCACTGCAGTTGGTAAAGGTGAAGCGGAATGTGTCTACCAGGCTACAGTGAGTATAAGCGGCCATCTGTTCAAAGGGTTTCTCTATGATCAAGGTGTTGAAGATAAAAACTCCTTCGCATGTATTTCACAAATGCAATTGGAAAGTAGTAGTGGAGGAAGGAATGGGAAGTCTTCTTCAATTGTGTCTCCATCAAATGCGCATCCAGGTTCTGCCAACTGA
- the LOC121241655 gene encoding phosphatidylinositol 4-phosphate 5-kinase 6-like isoform X1: MSKEKVGIAKVWEATVRKSQAIAKKKTTMSVAHADDDEPSPGQVYHAEKVLVNGDFYTGQWMDNLPNGHGKYFWTDGCMYVGEWQGGKTMGKGKFSWPSGATYDGEFKNGYMDGRGTYKGSSGDKFRGHWVMNMKHGQGTKSFANGDHYEGEWRRGLQDGKGKYQWKNGNHYIGQWRNGLMNGNGTMVWSNGNRYDGYWEDGFPEGNGTFRWADGGLYLGVWSKNGKDQNGTYYPPGNSDGNLDWDPQEVFAVALNDCKTCAEEKVLIFPSQKMLNWPGVEGEFFRKQPIQRKGNDGSVRPKWMSMDGRVSNYNWENDEDSDFNGVGGLGNPQLDETVKKGNGSTPLRIKSLKRQGVTISKGHKNYGLMLNLQLGIRHSVGRPAPKTTLDLKASAFDPREKVWTRFPPEGSKHTPPHQSCDFKWKDYCPVVFRTLRKLFKVDTADYMISICGNEALRELSSPGKSGSFFYLTNDDRYMIKTMKKAEVKVLLRMLPAYYKHVRAFDNTLVTKFYGLHCVKLTGATQKKVRFVVMGNLFCTDYAIHRRFDLKGSSHGRTTVKPVAEIDPTITLKDLDLNYIFRLQKVWFQEFCRQVNKDCEFLEQERIMDYSLLVGLHFRETSSKDSLAPRSCPSGGHGAPENDDAPCLSSADMDQLLFDPARRAPVKLGTNMPARAEQTVRSDFETQLVGELTGELYDITLYFGIIDILQDYDITKKLEHAYKSFQFDATSISAVDPKQYSKRFRDFIFRIFVEDT, translated from the exons ATGAGCAAAGAAAAAGTTGGCATTGCAAAGGTCTGGGAAGCAACAGTACGAAAATCACAAGCTATTGCCAAGAAGAAAACAACCATGTCCGTAGCACATGCCGACGACGACGAACCTAGTCCAGGCCAAGTCTACCACGCCGAGAAAGTCCTCGTCAATGGCGATTTTTACACTGGACAATGGATGGACAACTTACCAAATGGCCACGGCAAGTACTTTTGGACAGATGGTTGCATGTACGTTGGTGAATGGCAAGGCGGAAAGACCATGGGCAAGGGAAAGTTCAGCTGGCCCTCTGGGGCCACCTATGACGGTGAGTTCAAGAATGGATATATGGATGGCAGAGGGACTTACAAGGGTTCTTCTGGGGATAAATTTAGAGGTCATTGGGTGATGAACATGAAGCATGGACAAGGAACTAAGAGCTTCGCCAATGGAGATCACTATGAGGGTGAATGGAGGCGTGGATTGCAGGATGGAAAAGGGAAGTATCAATGGAAGAATGGGAACCATTATATTGGGCAGTGGAGGAATGGATTAATGAATGGGAATGGGACGATGGTTTGGAGCAATGGAAATAGGTATGATGGGTATTGGGAAGATGGCTTTCCCGAAGGGAATGGGACTTTTAGGTGGGCAGATGGGGGCTTATATTTGGGGGTGTGGAGCAAGAATGGCAAAGATCAGAATGGCACTTATTATCCGCCCGGGAATTCAGATGGGAATTTGGATTGGGATCCTCAGGAGGTTTTTGCTGTGGCTTTGAATGATTGTAAAACTTGTGCTGAGGAAAAAGTGTTGATTTTTCCTTCTCAGAAGATGTTGAATTGGCCCGGGGTTGAGGGGGAGTTCTTTCGGAAGCAGCCTATACAGAGGAAAGGGAATGATGGGAGTGTGAGGCCTAAGTGGATGTCAATGGATGGGAGGGTGAGTAATTATAACTGGGAGAATGATGAGGATAGTGATTTCAATGGAGTTGGGGGATTGGGAAATCCTCAGCTTGACGAAACGGTTAAGAAAGGGAACGGATCGACGCCGTTGAGAATAAAGTCACTGAAGAGACAGGGGGTGACCATATCGAAAGGGCATAAGAACTATGGGCTCATGCTCAATCTGCAGCTGGGGATAAG ACATTCTGTTGGAAGGCCTGCTCCAAAGACAACCCTTGATTTGAAGGCTTCTGCTTTTGATCCCAGGGAAAAAGTGTGGACGAGATTTCCACCAGAAGGATCCAAGCACACACCCCCTCACCAATCTTGTGACTTCAAATGGAAGGACTACTGCCCAGTGGTTTTCAG GACTCTCAGGAAATTGTTCAAGGTGGATACGGCAGATTACATGATCTCGATTTGTGGGAATGAAGCCCTTAGGGAGCTCTCATCCCCCGGAAAAAGTGGAAGCTTTTTTTACTTGACCAATGATGACCGGTACATGATAAAAACCATGAAGAAGGCAGAAGTAAAA GTGCTCCTACGGATGCTCCCAGCCTACTACAAGCACGTCCGTGCCTTCGATAACACCCTAGTCACGAAGTTTTATGGTCTTCATTGTGTCAAACTGACTGGGGCTACTCAGAAGAAG GTTCGGTTCGTCGTTATGGGGAATCTGTTCTGCACTGACTATGCAATTCACAGGCGGTTTGACTTGAAAGGTTCCTCCCATGGTCGCACAACCGTTAAACCTGTGGCAGAAATTGATCCAACAATAACCCTTAAGGACCTTGATCTCAATTATATATTCAGGTTGCAGAAAGTTTGGTTCCAAGAGTTCTGCAG GCAAGTGAACAAGGACTGTGAATTTCTCGAACAGGAGAGGATTATGGACTACAGTCTATTGGTTGGTCTTCACTTCCGAGAGACTTCAAGTAAGGATTCCCTCGCGCCTAGAAGCTGCCCCTCTGGAG GACATGGAGCTCCTGAAAATGATGATGCTCCTTGCCTGTCCAGTGCAGACATGGACCAGCTTCTTTTTGATCCTGCTCG TAGGGCGCCTGTTAAATTAGGTACAAACATGCCAGCACGGGCTGAACAGACAGTTAGGAGTGACTTTGAAACTCAGCTAGTTGGAGAACTGACTGGAGAGTTATATGACATTACCCTTTACTTCGGTATAATTGACATACTACAAGACTATGATATTACCAAAAAGCTCGAGCATGCATACAAATCATTCCAATTTGATGCAACTTCAATCTCTGCTGTTGATCCAAAGCAATACTCAAAACGGTTTCGTGATTTCATCTTCAGAATTTTTGTAGAAGACACTTGA